In Paenibacillus sp. FSL R7-0345, a single window of DNA contains:
- a CDS encoding DUF2252 family protein — protein sequence MVNQTITEGVIRTRTKLRRDLLISILDEFDGGIMSLSHIDRAEKYGKMAQSAFSFYRGSAYLFYFDTTRQYFPYHSAPERPTWIQGDLHFENFGAFRSEDGAIVYDVNDFDEGYVGSYLYDLLRMAVSISLVCRQLGYGGTEQQSFITQYAKAYARQIRRFCQGKDDPADYMVDEANAKGPVKKLLRKLEKRRQSHFLEKVTAHMQSSRVFLENAELLIPDADEQAQLEQSWGFYKQTVASRKLQDEHFQIKDIAVKRGSGTASIGLDRYYILIEGGLEQEGTDDPVLEVKEVRAPVPAYFMPYSESFWQAFAHQGKRVTATQQAMHHKADPYLGFLTMGGREFYVRERSPYKKRLKPEDISDAGELTKVLELMGSLTAKMHARADADVDKGILDYHSEQEIARAMGADADAFARYIAEWAFGYANQVEKDYAMFKDWVTAEFGL from the coding sequence ATGGTTAACCAGACGATTACCGAAGGGGTCATCCGTACACGCACGAAGCTGCGCAGAGACCTGCTGATTTCTATTTTAGATGAATTTGACGGCGGTATCATGTCTTTAAGTCATATCGACCGGGCAGAGAAATACGGTAAAATGGCGCAAAGCGCCTTTTCCTTCTACCGCGGCAGCGCCTATCTGTTTTATTTTGATACGACCAGGCAGTACTTTCCGTATCACAGCGCACCGGAGCGTCCGACCTGGATTCAGGGGGACCTGCATTTTGAGAATTTTGGCGCTTTCCGCAGTGAGGACGGGGCCATTGTCTATGATGTGAATGATTTTGACGAGGGGTATGTCGGCTCTTATCTCTATGATCTGCTGCGCATGGCGGTCAGTATTTCCCTTGTCTGCAGACAGCTTGGTTACGGCGGAACGGAGCAGCAGAGCTTTATTACCCAATATGCAAAAGCCTATGCGCGGCAAATCCGCCGCTTCTGCCAGGGTAAGGATGATCCCGCTGATTATATGGTGGACGAGGCTAACGCCAAAGGCCCGGTCAAAAAGCTGCTGCGCAAGCTGGAGAAACGCCGCCAGAGTCATTTTCTGGAGAAGGTTACGGCCCATATGCAGAGCAGCAGAGTGTTTCTGGAGAACGCCGAGCTGCTGATTCCTGATGCGGACGAGCAGGCACAGCTGGAGCAGTCGTGGGGCTTCTATAAGCAGACGGTTGCTTCCCGCAAGCTGCAGGACGAGCATTTTCAGATTAAGGATATTGCGGTCAAGCGCGGATCAGGCACAGCTTCAATCGGACTCGACCGTTATTATATTCTGATTGAGGGCGGTCTGGAGCAGGAAGGGACAGATGATCCTGTGCTTGAGGTAAAAGAGGTGCGCGCTCCCGTCCCGGCCTACTTCATGCCGTATTCCGAATCCTTCTGGCAGGCCTTTGCCCATCAGGGCAAACGGGTAACCGCTACCCAGCAGGCGATGCACCATAAGGCCGATCCTTACCTCGGGTTCCTGACTATGGGCGGACGCGAATTCTACGTCAGAGAACGCTCCCCCTACAAAAAAAGACTGAAGCCCGAAGACATCTCCGACGCCGGTGAACTGACCAAAGTGCTGGAGCTGATGGGCAGCCTGACCGCCAAAATGCACGCCCGGGCCGATGCCGATGTGGACAAAGGAATTCTCGATTACCATAGCGAGCAGGAAATTGCCAGAGCCATGGGCGCGGATGCGGACGCTTTTGCCCGTTATATTGCCGAGTGGGCTTTTGGCTATGCTAATCAGGTGGAGAAGGACTACGCCATGTTCAAGGATTGGGTAACCGCAGAATTCGGCCTATAA
- a CDS encoding cold-shock protein — translation MNYRKKPVEEVPEENTAIWACTNDDCNGWMRDNFAFEHAPSCPLCHAPMARNMKMLPQLVNSNGDLKSLKKGISIT, via the coding sequence ATGAACTACCGGAAAAAGCCTGTCGAGGAAGTACCGGAAGAGAATACCGCTATTTGGGCTTGTACCAACGATGACTGCAATGGATGGATGAGGGATAATTTCGCATTTGAACATGCGCCGTCTTGCCCCCTCTGCCATGCTCCAATGGCCCGTAATATGAAGATGCTGCCGCAGCTGGTGAATTCCAACGGCGATCTGAAATCACTTAAAAAGGGTATTTCCATTACCTGA
- the cydB gene encoding cytochrome d ubiquinol oxidase subunit II, which translates to MLSLNELWFVLIAVLFIGFFFLEGFDFGVGMETQILAKNDTERRLLINSIGPFWDANEVWLLTGAGAMFAAFPNWYATLFSGFYIPFVFALLALIARGVAFEFRGKRDSQTWKKTWDVCIFFGSFLPPFLLAVVFASFIKGLPIDGDMQMYAGFFDIVNPYTVVAGITVVMLCLVHGLMFTTLRTVGDLQVRARKLGQLLLIPLAVLLAAFVVMTYFMTDIFEQRGTVLTILVVIGVIAFVLSGYFMSKKKDSWAFGMTGAVMALSVLSVFVGLFPRVMISSIDSAFSLTITNAASGHYSLKVMTIVALTLLPFVLGYQIWSYFIFHKRVHEKEHLEY; encoded by the coding sequence ATGCTTTCTCTTAATGAATTGTGGTTTGTGCTGATTGCGGTCCTGTTTATCGGTTTCTTCTTCCTGGAGGGCTTCGACTTCGGCGTAGGCATGGAAACGCAGATTCTGGCCAAGAATGATACAGAACGCCGTCTGCTGATTAACTCGATCGGACCTTTCTGGGATGCGAATGAGGTATGGCTGCTGACAGGAGCCGGGGCGATGTTCGCCGCCTTCCCGAACTGGTATGCTACGCTGTTCAGCGGATTCTATATTCCGTTCGTATTCGCGCTGCTGGCGCTGATTGCACGTGGTGTAGCCTTTGAATTCAGAGGCAAACGGGATTCACAGACCTGGAAAAAAACCTGGGATGTCTGCATTTTCTTCGGCAGCTTCCTGCCGCCGTTCCTGCTTGCCGTTGTCTTCGCAAGCTTCATTAAAGGGCTGCCGATTGACGGCGACATGCAGATGTATGCCGGATTCTTCGATATCGTTAATCCTTATACAGTAGTAGCGGGTATTACCGTTGTTATGCTGTGCCTGGTACATGGACTGATGTTCACTACCCTGCGTACAGTTGGTGATCTTCAGGTGCGAGCCCGCAAGCTTGGCCAGCTGCTGCTGATTCCGCTGGCAGTGCTGCTCGCAGCCTTTGTTGTTATGACTTATTTCATGACTGATATCTTTGAACAACGCGGAACGGTACTTACAATTCTCGTAGTTATAGGAGTTATTGCATTTGTACTTTCCGGTTACTTCATGAGCAAGAAGAAAGACAGCTGGGCGTTCGGAATGACGGGTGCCGTAATGGCTCTGTCTGTACTGTCTGTCTTCGTGGGACTGTTCCCGCGGGTGATGATCAGCTCGATTGATTCGGCATTCAGCCTGACTATTACCAATGCCGCATCCGGCCATTACTCCCTTAAAGTAATGACCATTGTAGCACTGACTCTGCTGCCGTTCGTACTCGGCTATCAGATCTGGAGCTATTTTATCTTCCACAAACGGGTTCACGAGAAGGAGCATCTTGAATACTAA
- a CDS encoding cytochrome ubiquinol oxidase subunit I — MDTVMLSRIQFASTTIFHYFFVPVSIGLALLIAIMETMYVRNGNEEYKRMAKFWGHLFLINFAVGVVTGILQEFQFGMNWSDYSRFVGDVFGAPLAIEALLAFFLESTFIGIWIFGWDKVSKKIHLLSIWMVALGTTLSAFWILTANSFMQHPVGFEINNGRAEMNDFLALITNGQLLVELPHTLLAAYATGAFLVTGISAYKMLKKQDVAFFRRSFEIAAIVGIVSSVGVAVAGHAQAQYLVETQPMKMAASEGLWEDSGDPAAWTVTAFIDPENKVNSGEIKIPYLLSFLSYSKFSGDVKGMNTLQAEYEQEYGPGNYIPPVRTTFWSFRIMVAAGSLMVVFGLYAMYLMWRKKMERPNTWFLRFMFWGLLLPPIANTAGWIMTEIGRQPWTVFGLMTTEDSVSPNVSAGSVLFSVITFNAIYAILGIVMVGLFIKVIKKGPYHMDHDHGDAHDPYSKEGTTHAFS; from the coding sequence ATGGATACAGTAATGCTGTCGCGTATACAATTTGCGTCGACGACGATCTTTCATTATTTCTTTGTACCGGTGTCGATTGGTCTGGCACTGCTGATTGCTATTATGGAGACGATGTACGTCAGAAATGGCAATGAAGAGTACAAAAGAATGGCAAAGTTTTGGGGACACCTGTTCCTGATTAACTTTGCAGTAGGTGTAGTAACAGGGATTCTGCAGGAGTTCCAGTTCGGGATGAACTGGTCAGATTATTCCCGCTTTGTCGGTGACGTGTTCGGAGCTCCACTTGCAATTGAGGCGCTGTTGGCCTTCTTCCTGGAGTCTACCTTCATCGGAATCTGGATCTTCGGCTGGGACAAGGTTTCCAAGAAGATACACCTGCTGTCGATCTGGATGGTTGCACTGGGAACAACGCTGTCAGCGTTCTGGATTCTTACTGCCAACTCGTTTATGCAGCACCCTGTCGGGTTTGAAATAAATAACGGCCGGGCTGAAATGAATGACTTCCTGGCGCTCATTACGAACGGACAACTGCTTGTTGAATTGCCGCATACCCTGCTGGCTGCCTATGCAACTGGCGCCTTCCTGGTAACCGGGATTAGTGCCTACAAAATGCTAAAGAAGCAGGACGTTGCCTTTTTCAGAAGATCGTTTGAAATTGCAGCAATTGTCGGTATCGTATCCTCTGTCGGCGTAGCCGTTGCCGGGCATGCCCAGGCACAGTATCTGGTAGAGACACAGCCGATGAAGATGGCTGCATCGGAAGGTCTCTGGGAAGACAGCGGGGACCCTGCTGCCTGGACAGTGACTGCTTTCATTGATCCTGAGAATAAAGTTAACTCTGGTGAGATCAAGATTCCATATCTGCTCAGCTTCCTGTCCTACAGTAAATTCTCCGGTGATGTTAAAGGGATGAATACGCTGCAGGCGGAATATGAACAGGAATATGGCCCGGGTAATTATATTCCGCCTGTGCGGACTACGTTCTGGAGCTTCCGGATCATGGTGGCCGCCGGTTCGCTTATGGTAGTGTTTGGCCTGTATGCGATGTATCTGATGTGGCGTAAAAAGATGGAGCGTCCGAATACCTGGTTCCTGCGCTTTATGTTCTGGGGACTTCTGCTCCCGCCGATTGCGAATACCGCCGGCTGGATTATGACCGAGATTGGACGTCAGCCTTGGACCGTGTTCGGCCTGATGACGACGGAAGACAGTGTATCGCCTAACGTTTCTGCAGGATCTGTCCTGTTCTCGGTAATTACTTTTAACGCCATTTATGCCATTCTGGGTATTGTTATGGTTGGATTGTTCATTAAAGTTATTAAAAAGGGCCCTTATCACATGGATCACGATCATGGAGATGCCCATGACCCGTATAGCAAGGAGGGAACTACACATGCTTTCTCTTAA
- a CDS encoding CxxH/CxxC protein, with protein MYVVCKEHVELAIDRFVDEYEDAPDVVDLKETEFSDWDPPAKCAECEKNAEYLVV; from the coding sequence ATGTATGTAGTGTGTAAAGAACACGTTGAGCTGGCCATCGACAGATTTGTGGACGAGTACGAGGATGCACCGGATGTTGTGGATCTGAAGGAGACCGAGTTCTCGGACTGGGACCCGCCGGCGAAATGTGCGGAATGTGAGAAGAATGCGGAATATCTGGTGGTCTAA
- the cydC gene encoding thiol reductant ABC exporter subunit CydC produces MKREGWFAPYASSYFWRFVLIIVLGALTIFSASSLMYTSGFLISKSSIPPENILMVYVPIVGVRTFGTSRAVIHYVERLVGHDTILRILSKMRIRLYNILEPQALFLSSRFRTGDILGMLADDIEYLQNVYLRTVFPSIIALLLYAVAIISLGTFDLAFALLMGLYMLVLVVVLPLISLLFTQRRQRQVKQERNRLYQKLTDAVLGMGDWMISGRQAQFVATYEADEREVARTDGALRSWARLRMFIGQAVVGVAVLSMLYWSAGEFADGAIAGTLIAAFVLVVFPVADAFLPVSEAIEKIPQYRNSLERLNGVEEAQGTVPRAAADTVNAEAAAQVRSIQADGRAHIELKSAGYRYSSDDSWSVQNLSLDLPQGRKVAVIGRSGAGKSTLLKMVQGVLAPAAGSVTINGVDASAYGEQIPQLIAVLNQSPHLFDTTVANNIRLGNPEASEEDIRKAAALAKLDNLISSLPEGYNTPVREAGQRFSGGERQRIALARILLQNTPVVVLDEPTVGLDPRTERELLATMFEAMAGKTLIWVTHHLVGAEQMDEVIFMENGQVEMRGTHDELMDRAPRYRKLYELDRPVQFIDADTQEEK; encoded by the coding sequence TTGAAACGTGAAGGATGGTTTGCTCCTTATGCCTCCAGCTATTTCTGGCGTTTTGTACTGATTATTGTCCTGGGTGCGCTGACGATCTTCTCGGCTTCGTCCCTGATGTACACTTCGGGCTTTCTGATTTCCAAGTCATCGATCCCGCCCGAAAATATCCTGATGGTCTATGTGCCGATTGTCGGCGTACGCACCTTCGGGACAAGCCGCGCTGTTATTCACTATGTGGAGCGGCTGGTTGGACATGATACGATTCTGCGGATTCTGTCCAAGATGCGTATTCGTCTGTATAACATACTGGAGCCACAGGCTTTGTTTCTGTCTTCGCGCTTCCGCACTGGTGATATTCTCGGCATGCTGGCTGATGATATTGAATACCTGCAGAACGTGTATCTCCGCACGGTGTTCCCAAGTATTATTGCGCTGCTGCTCTATGCAGTGGCCATCATTTCACTGGGTACCTTTGATCTGGCGTTTGCTCTATTGATGGGGCTGTACATGCTGGTGCTGGTGGTTGTCCTGCCGCTGATCTCGCTGCTGTTCACCCAAAGACGGCAGCGGCAGGTCAAGCAGGAGCGCAACCGGCTCTACCAGAAGCTGACCGATGCTGTGCTCGGTATGGGCGACTGGATGATCAGCGGAAGACAGGCGCAGTTCGTAGCCACTTATGAAGCAGACGAACGGGAAGTTGCCCGTACGGACGGGGCGCTGCGCAGCTGGGCACGCCTGCGGATGTTCATCGGGCAAGCTGTAGTCGGTGTTGCCGTGCTGTCGATGCTGTACTGGTCAGCCGGAGAATTCGCAGACGGAGCCATTGCCGGAACGCTGATTGCCGCGTTCGTGCTGGTGGTCTTCCCGGTGGCGGATGCCTTTTTGCCGGTATCAGAGGCCATCGAGAAGATTCCGCAATACCGGAATTCACTGGAGCGGCTGAACGGGGTAGAAGAAGCGCAAGGAACTGTGCCCCGGGCAGCTGCTGATACTGTAAATGCAGAGGCTGCAGCACAGGTACGTAGTATCCAGGCTGACGGCCGGGCGCATATTGAATTGAAGTCTGCTGGCTACCGGTATTCATCAGATGACAGCTGGTCTGTTCAGAATCTGAGTCTTGATCTGCCGCAGGGCCGTAAGGTTGCTGTGATCGGCCGCAGCGGAGCCGGTAAATCGACGCTGCTCAAGATGGTGCAGGGCGTACTTGCTCCCGCAGCCGGCTCGGTAACCATTAATGGCGTGGATGCTTCCGCCTATGGTGAGCAGATTCCGCAGCTCATTGCCGTGCTGAATCAGAGCCCGCACCTGTTCGACACTACGGTGGCGAACAATATCCGGCTCGGTAATCCTGAGGCTTCAGAGGAGGACATCCGCAAAGCGGCAGCATTGGCGAAGCTGGATAATCTGATCTCTTCGCTGCCGGAAGGCTATAACACTCCGGTCCGCGAGGCCGGGCAGCGCTTCTCCGGCGGTGAACGCCAGCGGATAGCCCTGGCCCGGATTCTGCTGCAGAATACGCCGGTGGTTGTGCTCGATGAGCCGACGGTGGGTCTTGATCCGCGGACAGAACGCGAGCTGCTGGCCACCATGTTCGAGGCGATGGCCGGCAAGACGCTGATCTGGGTGACTCATCATCTGGTCGGTGCAGAGCAGATGGATGAGGTGATTTTTATGGAGAACGGGCAGGTAGAGATGCGCGGTACCCATGATGAGTTGATGGACCGCGCACCGCGCTACCGCAAGCTGTATGAGCTGGACCGGCCGGTTCAGTTTATAGATGCGGATACTCAGGAAGAGAAATAG
- a CDS encoding M3 family oligoendopeptidase, whose product MQLTWDLSSIYPGFQSEPFRQDRRLVETLAGELAAWADLQLENLQDASEVMEQFLKQYNAYKSIYLRLLSYAELVFSADSSNTEAVDLLDELEELSSGAEEARVSFSKWLARVSAEELEGSVGSSAYLGEHSFYLRELQAKSRHLLSAEGEAVIARMQANGSKAWERLYMRTLSTLRVDMQIDGKERSMSLADLRNLAYDSDAAVRKAAAAGEGEACRSVATLSAACINAVAGEAAAVYELRGYASPLHKVLEASRMDEATLEVMLQAIRESLPVFHRYYMKKAELLGHPGALPFYDIFAPVGGESSGVMTYEQAQAMIISGFSSFSPELGAFAQKVFEQRWIDAEPRSGKGSFGMCVDIFPIGESRMITSFHGNYIDVSVLAHEIGHAYHSSRLAGQSMVNTDYPVPVAETASIFCESLISSELLQNVPASEAEAILERNLADAGYYIVDFYARYCFEGRLYERRKSGNLSVDELNGLMLESITAAYGESVLPDSIHPYQWISKAGYYMSGNEFLNFPYSFGLLFSKGLYAQYKKQGQAFVSRYEQFLSASSTRNIADAARLMDIDVHSLAFWRDALQLIAGDARKFAGAE is encoded by the coding sequence ATGCAGTTAACATGGGATTTGAGCAGCATATATCCCGGCTTTCAGTCGGAGCCCTTCCGGCAGGACCGCAGGCTTGTGGAGACATTAGCCGGAGAGCTTGCAGCATGGGCAGACTTACAGCTGGAGAATCTACAGGATGCTTCTGAAGTTATGGAGCAGTTCCTTAAACAATATAACGCTTATAAAAGCATTTACCTTCGCTTATTGAGCTATGCGGAGCTGGTCTTCAGCGCAGACAGCAGTAACACAGAAGCCGTCGATCTGCTGGATGAGCTGGAGGAGCTCAGCAGCGGGGCAGAGGAAGCACGGGTGAGCTTCAGCAAATGGCTGGCCCGGGTTAGTGCGGAGGAGTTGGAAGGAAGTGTGGGGTCAAGCGCTTATCTGGGAGAGCATAGCTTCTATCTGCGTGAGCTGCAGGCCAAGTCGCGGCATCTGCTGAGCGCAGAGGGCGAAGCGGTCATTGCCCGGATGCAGGCCAACGGCTCGAAGGCTTGGGAGCGGCTGTATATGCGGACGCTGTCTACGCTGCGGGTAGATATGCAGATTGATGGCAAGGAGCGGAGTATGTCGCTGGCTGATCTGCGGAATTTAGCATATGATTCAGATGCAGCCGTACGGAAAGCCGCGGCAGCGGGCGAGGGCGAAGCCTGCCGGAGTGTAGCTACGCTGAGTGCTGCTTGTATTAATGCGGTAGCCGGTGAAGCGGCGGCAGTCTATGAGCTGCGGGGATATGCATCGCCGCTGCATAAGGTGCTGGAAGCTTCGCGGATGGATGAAGCAACACTGGAAGTGATGCTGCAGGCAATCCGGGAGAGTCTGCCGGTGTTTCACCGGTACTATATGAAGAAGGCTGAGCTGCTGGGGCATCCCGGCGCGCTTCCGTTCTATGATATATTTGCGCCTGTTGGCGGAGAATCGTCAGGTGTAATGACCTATGAGCAGGCGCAGGCGATGATTATCTCCGGCTTTAGCAGCTTCAGTCCGGAGCTGGGCGCTTTTGCCCAAAAGGTGTTTGAACAGCGCTGGATCGATGCCGAGCCGCGCAGCGGTAAGGGAAGCTTCGGGATGTGTGTTGATATCTTTCCGATTGGGGAGAGCCGGATGATTACCAGCTTCCACGGCAATTATATAGATGTGAGCGTGCTGGCGCATGAGATTGGACATGCTTACCACAGCAGCCGGCTTGCCGGGCAGAGTATGGTGAATACCGATTATCCGGTGCCGGTTGCCGAGACGGCGTCGATTTTTTGCGAGAGTCTGATTAGTAGTGAGCTGCTGCAGAATGTACCTGCAAGCGAAGCAGAAGCTATTCTGGAGCGGAATCTGGCGGATGCCGGATATTATATCGTTGATTTCTATGCGCGGTATTGCTTCGAGGGCAGGTTGTATGAGCGCAGAAAATCCGGAAACCTCTCTGTGGACGAGTTAAACGGACTGATGCTGGAGTCGATAACCGCTGCTTACGGCGAAAGTGTGCTGCCGGACTCCATCCATCCCTATCAGTGGATCAGCAAGGCCGGATATTATATGTCAGGTAATGAGTTCCTCAACTTCCCGTATTCGTTCGGGCTGCTGTTCTCCAAAGGGCTGTATGCGCAGTATAAAAAGCAGGGGCAGGCGTTCGTCAGCCGGTACGAGCAGTTCCTCTCAGCCTCCAGCACACGGAATATTGCCGATGCCGCCAGGCTGATGGATATTGATGTTCATTCTTTGGCTTTTTGGCGGGATGCGCTTCAGCTGATTGCCGGAGATGCCAGGAAGTTCGCTGGAGCGGAGTAA
- the cydD gene encoding thiol reductant ABC exporter subunit CydD, protein MDKNLLGYKGVKPVFLIVGFLTLVQSLSILLLAKSLAEAVSALFAGEPLKEQGARMLLFLLAFLVRHACAMLMSRVSYGFAEATGSSMRRQMMDKLFQLGPRLAGDRGTGTLVTIVLEGVTKFRTYLELIIPRMVGMGVTPWLLLAYIYWLDTSSGVILTLTMPIIIVFMILIGMTARKQMDRQLKSYRTLSNHFVDSLRGLETLKFLGRSRSHSGSIATVSDRYRSATMRTLRVAFLSSFALDFFTMLSVASVAVSLGLRLINEEMTLVTGLTILILAPEYFLPVRLVGADFHATLDGKEAGEAMKDIIDRDTVKAEPLSVDGLTSAQPLQAGAFGWKSDSTLTLEGIGVQYEADGISSLTDVNLAFTGAAKIGIIGESGAGKSTLVDILGGFLHPTSGSLSINGNRVSALTDEEWRRQTAYIPQRPYIFSGTLADNVRFYYPEATLAEVEAVMKAAGLSQLVSSFPDGLNEMIGGGGRVVSGGQEQRIALARALLSSRPVMLLDEPTAHLDIETEYELKETMLPLFEGKLVFLATHRLHWMMDMDLIVVMQQGRVAEAGTHRELIRRRGAYYGLIQSQLEGIH, encoded by the coding sequence ATGGATAAAAATTTGCTTGGGTATAAAGGAGTTAAGCCGGTCTTTCTGATCGTTGGCTTCCTTACCCTGGTGCAAAGCCTGTCCATTCTTCTGCTGGCCAAGTCGCTGGCAGAAGCTGTCTCGGCGCTATTTGCGGGAGAACCGCTGAAGGAACAAGGGGCAAGAATGCTCTTGTTCCTTCTTGCGTTTCTTGTGCGTCATGCCTGTGCGATGCTGATGAGCCGTGTCTCCTACGGCTTCGCGGAGGCTACCGGCAGCAGCATGCGGAGACAAATGATGGATAAGCTGTTCCAGCTGGGACCAAGGCTGGCAGGCGACCGGGGAACAGGAACACTGGTTACAATTGTGCTTGAGGGAGTGACCAAGTTCCGTACGTATCTGGAGCTGATTATTCCGCGGATGGTTGGGATGGGCGTTACACCTTGGCTGCTGCTGGCCTATATTTACTGGCTTGATACTTCAAGCGGGGTCATTCTGACCTTAACGATGCCGATCATTATTGTTTTTATGATTCTGATCGGGATGACAGCACGCAAGCAGATGGACCGCCAGCTGAAGTCCTACCGGACGCTGTCCAATCATTTCGTCGATTCGCTGCGCGGGCTGGAGACACTGAAATTTCTCGGGCGCAGCCGCAGCCATAGCGGGAGTATTGCCACAGTCAGCGACCGGTACCGCTCGGCAACGATGCGGACGCTTCGTGTAGCATTCCTCTCTTCGTTTGCACTCGATTTTTTCACTATGTTATCTGTAGCATCTGTCGCCGTAAGCCTCGGGCTGCGGCTGATCAATGAAGAGATGACCCTGGTTACCGGTCTGACGATTCTGATTCTGGCACCGGAATACTTCCTGCCGGTCCGGCTGGTCGGTGCCGATTTCCATGCGACACTGGACGGCAAAGAAGCCGGTGAAGCGATGAAGGATATTATTGACCGTGATACAGTGAAGGCTGAGCCGCTTTCCGTGGACGGACTGACATCTGCGCAGCCATTACAGGCAGGAGCATTCGGCTGGAAGTCGGATAGTACTCTTACGCTTGAAGGAATTGGCGTTCAGTATGAAGCCGACGGGATCTCATCTCTTACAGATGTGAACCTGGCCTTTACCGGAGCTGCGAAGATTGGAATTATCGGGGAAAGCGGAGCCGGAAAGTCGACGCTTGTCGACATTCTGGGCGGATTCCTTCACCCTACATCAGGCAGCCTGAGCATTAACGGAAACCGTGTCAGTGCGCTGACGGATGAAGAATGGCGCAGACAGACGGCCTATATCCCGCAGCGTCCGTACATCTTCAGCGGCACGCTGGCGGATAATGTGCGCTTTTACTATCCGGAGGCGACGCTTGCGGAGGTAGAGGCGGTAATGAAGGCCGCAGGTTTATCGCAGCTTGTCTCATCATTTCCGGACGGGTTAAACGAAATGATCGGCGGGGGCGGACGGGTGGTCAGCGGCGGGCAGGAGCAGCGTATCGCTCTGGCCCGTGCGCTGCTCAGCAGCCGCCCGGTCATGCTGCTTGATGAGCCGACAGCTCATCTTGATATTGAGACGGAATATGAGCTTAAGGAAACGATGCTCCCGTTGTTCGAAGGAAAACTGGTATTCCTGGCGACCCATCGGCTGCATTGGATGATGGATATGGATCTGATTGTGGTGATGCAGCAAGGCCGGGTAGCGGAAGCGGGTACACACCGTGAGCTGATCCGGCGCCGGGGCGCTTATTACGGGCTTATTCAAAGTCAACTGGAGGGAATCCATTGA
- a CDS encoding cold-shock protein, which produces MQTGTVKWFNAEKGFGFIEVEGGSDVFVHFSAITGEGFKTLDEGQRVEFNVVQGNRGPQAENVVKL; this is translated from the coding sequence ATGCAAACAGGTACAGTTAAATGGTTCAACGCAGAAAAAGGATTCGGATTCATCGAAGTTGAAGGCGGAAGCGACGTATTCGTACACTTCTCCGCTATCACTGGCGAAGGATTCAAAACTTTGGACGAAGGCCAACGCGTTGAATTCAACGTTGTTCAAGGCAACCGTGGACCACAAGCCGAAAACGTTGTAAAACTGTAA